In Streptomyces sannanensis, the DNA window GGTCGCCAGTGACGGCACCGACCCGCTGAGCCAGGCCGTCAACCAGCTCACCGCGTCCTCCGGCGCGCTGTTCGTCATCGCGGCCGGCAACGAGGGCTCGGGCAAGTCGACCGTGGGTTCGCCGGGTGCTGCCGACGCCGCGCTGACTGTGGGCGCGGTGTCCAAGTCGGAGCTGCTCGCGGGCTTCTCCAGCCGTGGCCCGCGCAAGCGTGACTTCGCGGTCAAGCCGGAGATCACCGCACCGGGCGTGGGCATCGTCGCCGCGCGCGCCGCCGGAACCACGATGGGCGCCCCCGTCGACGGCAACTACACCTCGGCCAACGGCACCTCGATGGCCACCCCGCACGTGGCCGGCGCCGCGGCGATCCTCGCCCAGCGCCACCCCGACTGGACCGCCGACCGGCTCAAGCAGGTGCTGGTCAGCACCGCCAAGCAGGGCGCGTACACCGCCTACCAGCAGGGCGGCGGCCGGGTCGACGTGCCCAAGGCGATCGACGCCACCGTCTACTCCAGCCCCGCCGTCGTCAGCATGGGCAAGTCGACGGCCGAGAGCGCGCCGGGCACCAAGACGGTCAGCTACGTCAACACCTCCGCAACGGACACCACGCTGTCGCTCCGCCTGGCCGCCTCCGGGGAGACCGGGCCCGCACCGGACGGCACGTTCACGCTCAGCGCGACCAGCGTGACGGTCCCGGCGAACTCCACCGCGAGCGTGACGGTGACCTACCACCCCGAACTCTGCGCCCTGGGCGACTACACGGGTGTCGTCACCGCCACCGCGGCCGACGGCACCGCGATCCACACCACCGTCGGCGCGACGAAGGGGGTGCCCACCGTCGACCTCACCGTCAACGCGATCGACCGGAACGGAAACCCGGCGCAGAACGCCGACGTGACCGTGTTCGACCTGGACCAGGACGAGGTCATCCAGCCCTACCTCCAGGACGGAACGACGACCGTCGCAGTGCCGCTGGGACGCTACTCGGTCATGGGTGTCGTCTACACGCGGGACAAGGCCGGAGTCGAGATCCTGAACGGTACCCTCGCCGGCGATCCCATGGTGGAGCTGAAGGCGGACAAGACGATCACGCTCGATGCCCGGCTGGGCAAGGAGGTGAAGGTCGCGACGCCCAAGGAGTCGGAGCCGAACGGCTACAAGCTCGGGTACCGCCAGCAGCTCCCCGGCAATTACGGGATCGACTTCATGAAGTTCATGTTCAGCCCGATCTGGGACCACGCCTACGTGGTGCCCACCGAGCCGGTGAAGCTCGGCACATTCGAGTTCCACTTCCAGCAGCGCAGGTACGCCCCGGCGATCCGGGCGTCCATCGCCGGGCAGGGCGGCGCGCTCCCGCTCGAGCTGGTGTTCAATGCGGCCCGGTTGGACGGCCCCAGCACGCTCCGGGCGGTCGACGCCGGCAAGGGACGGCCCGAGGACCTGGCCGGCAAGGACCTCGCCGGCAAGCTCGCGGTCGTCACCAACGATGCCACCCGGACGACTGCCGACCAGATCACCGCCGTGGCCGAGGCCGGCGCGAAGGCAGTGATCATCGTCGGCGACCAGCCGGGTACCTTCAACGCCAGTGTCCCGTTCGCCGCCCGCACGGCCATCCCGGCCTGGACCCTCAACCGGGACGAAGGCACGGTCCTCTTCGACCGGATGGCCGGCGGTCCCACGCAGGTCAACCTGCGCGGCATCGCCAGCAGCCCGTATGTGTACAACATCGCACAGATGGTTCCCGGTGGAATTCCGGCCGACCCCACCGACGCGGTCACCGAGGAGAACTCGGCCGTGGTGAAGGCCCACTACCGCGGCACCAAGGGTGCCAGACTCGGCGAGACCACATCGGTGGTCCGCCCGAGGGAGCGCCTCATCATCCAGGTGGTGGAATTCGTCGACGGGCCGCTGGACCGGGAGGAGTGGTTCTCCACCGGCAGCAAGTGGCCGACCCTGAAGGACATGCGGTGGTCCCACGCGGTCTTCCCGGACCCCCCCCAACATCCTCCGCCGCATGGATGACGTACTCCGCACCTACAGCCCGGGCGAACGGCGCGAGGAGACCTGGCTGGGCGCGGCGAACGGCCCGGCCGGACCGGCGAACACCAGCGCGGTCCGCGAGGGCGACGACATGACCCTCATCGTGCCGGAGATGGGTGACAGCGAACCGGAGCACTTCGGCTGGTTCGGCGCAGAGGCCGACAAGGCGACGGTGCGGGTGTACCAGGACGGGAAGCGCCTCGCCGAGACGACGCGCGCACTGTGGATGCTGTCGGTCAGCCCCGACCCGGCGACCTACCGGATCACCATGGACACCGAGCACCCGGCGTGGTTCCCGCTGTCCACCAAGACCAGCACCGCGTGGACGTTCAAGTCCGCCCGGCCGGCGAACGGCGAGGAGGACCTGGCGCTGCTCTGGCCGAGGTACGGCCTGGGCCTGGATGCGCAGAACACCACCCAGGGCGGCAACACCTACCACTTCGACCTGGCGTTCGTCCTCCAGAACGGCGCCACCCCGGACATCGACGGGGTCGAGGTGGAGGCGTCCTCCGACGACGGTGCCACCTGGCAGCCCGCGAAGGTCAAGAGCAAGAGCGACGGCAGCTACAAGGTGTCCGTGAGCAACCCTGATTCGGGCCACGTGTCCCTGCGCGTCAAGGCACAGGACACCAACGGCAGCAAGATCGAGCAGACCCTGATCAAGGCCTACGCCATTCGCTGACCCTCACGGCAGCCCTTTCCCGACCGCACCCCTGGCACAAGGAACGCCCTTGTGCCAGGGGCATACCCGTTGTATTGGCAATCAAATACCTTGCCGGTCTCCGTATTGCCGAAATCGAGAGCATTCTCGAAAAGACCGGACATATCCGAGAGTTCTGACGTCCGCACCAGCCCGCTTGATACACCGCATCATCGGCGCAGCTCCACATTCCCGAACGCGGCGCCGGCGGTTTCCCCTACCCACCAGTACTTTGGCGTTCCTCCGCCGGTCGTCCGACCGAATGTCGTGGCGGGTTTACGACATGGAAGAAATCCGCCACTGCCGATCGGTTGCCTCGGTTCGTGAAGAGCCCGAAAGTATCTGCCGAATGCAACAAGAACTTCTTCTTCACGATGAGTTGGAGACGCTCATGCATCCCCCGCGCCATTTTCACGGCGAACCCGAAAGAACGACATCTCAGGAGGCCTCGCGATGAGGCGTTTCGGGCGACGGCTGGCCACCGCGGCTGCCGCCATGACCGTCCTCGGGACGGTCATGTCGAGCACCGCGGCGAATGCCTCCAACCCAACTCCGTCTTCCCTTACTTCCCTGAACCTGCCGGCTTCGGTCAGCGACAGCCTTCTCAAGGCTGCCGCCAGAAATCAGGCGGACCTGTCGCTGACGCTGGTGACCGGCGACAAGGTGCAGATCAGCATCACCGAGGACCGCAAGCCGGTCGTCCGTGAGATCGTGCCCGCGACGCGGCCCGGGAACGAGTCGGTTCTCTTTCACACCGTCACCAGGAACGACCAGGTCTACGTCGTACCGGACGACGCGTTGTCGCTGCTCACTGCCGACGTGCTGGACTGGGAGCTCTTCAACCTCGCCAAGCTGGCCGATTGGGCAGCTGAGGGCAGAACCGGTGAAGTCCCGGTGATCACCGCGTACAGCGGAAAGACCGGTGCCCGGACAGCGGCGACCGCTGCCGGTACGACCGCCAAGACCGTCCTGCCGAGCATCAACGCCCGCTCGATGAGCATCAAGGGCAACGGCCAGTGGTGGCGAGAGGTGCGGAAGAAGAACACCGGCAAGTCCGCCGTCACCTCCCTGGCGACCGGCCCGCTGGCCGGGGTGGGGAAGGTCTGGCTGGACGAGCTGACGCATCTGGAGCTCGACCAGTCCGTACCGCAGATCGGCGCGCCCGCTGCCTGGGAACGCGGCTTTGACGGTTCGAACGTGAAGGTCACGGTGCTGGACAGTGGCGTCGATGCCACCCACCCCGATCTCGCCGGCCGGATCGCCGAGGCGGTCGACTTCACCAACAGCCCGAGCGGTACGGTGGACCAACACGGACACGGTACCCATGTGGCGTCCACGATCGCCGGCACCGGACAGGCCTCCAACGGGCTGCGCCGCGGTGTGGCGCCCGGTGCGAAGCTCTCCATCGGCAGAGTCTGCGGTCCGGACGGCTCGTGCACCGGCTCCGCGGTCATCGCCGGCATGGAGTGGGCCGCCAAGTCCGGTGCCGACGTGGTGAACATGAGCCTCGGCGGCGCGCCCTCCGACGGAAAGGACATCCTGAGCCAAACGGTCAACACGCTCAGCCGCACCTACGGCACCCTGTTCGTCATCTCCGCGGGCAACGCCGGCCCGGATGCCGAGACGGTCGGGGCGCCAGGTGCCGCCGACGAGGCGCTGACGGTCGCGGCCGTGGACAAGAGTGACCAGATGGCCCGCTTCTCCAGCCGCGGACCCCGCGTCGGGGACGGCGCGCTCAAGCCGGACATCTCGGCGCCGGGCGTCGCCATCGTCGCGGCCCGGGCCAAGGGCACCGGCATGGGCAAGCCCGTGGACGAGCTCTACACGGCCGCCAGCGGCACCTCCATGGCCTCGCCCCATGTGGCCGGTGCCGCGGCGATCGTCGCCCAGCAGCACCCGGACTTCACCGGGCGGCAGATCAAGTCGCTGCTGATGGCGACCTCCAAGGACCTCGGGCACGACCTGTTCGCGCAGGGCGCCGGCCGGGTGGACGTGGCCCGCGCGGTCGATCCGAAGATCATCTCCGACGGAAACCTGAACTTCGGCCGAGCCGAATACCCGCACTCGCCGGTGTCCAAGAAGGTCACCTACACCAACTGGACCGACGAGCCGATCACTCTTACGCTCTCCGCCTCGGCTTCCCATGCGGGCAAGCCCGCACCGGAGGGGCTGTTCACGCTCAGCGCCGACCAGGTCACCGTGCCCGCCAAGGGCTCGGCCGATGTGACGGTGACCATGGACGGCAGGGTGGTGGACAGTTCCGGGCAGTACGGCGCATACACCGGCGTCCTGACCGCCAAGGACAGCGCGGGGGCAGTGCTCGGATCATCGCGGATCTCGACCTATGTGGAGCCGATCCGCCACGACCTGAACATCAAGGTCATTCCTCCGGCCGGCGCCACCGATGTCTCGTACGGCAGCGTGCTGATCGTCCCGGTCGACGAGGACAAGCTGGGCCTGTACGAAAAGCCGCTGACGGTACCGGGCGGCGAGACGGTCAAGGCACGGGTTTTCAGCGGCACTGTCACGGCGTCCCTCGGGGTGACGTGGCGGGACGCGGCCGGCGACCTGAACATGGTCGCACCGATGGTGCCGGAGGTGGAGGTCACCGGGGCGACCACGGTGGAGCTGGACCTTCGGAAGGCCAAGCCCATCCGTGTGAACACCCCGGAGCCGACCGAGACATACGCGGCAAAATTCAAGACCCAGCGGACCTCCGTGGACGGAGACTGGGCGATCACGGCGTCGTTGTCCACCGAATACGGTCCCGGCGAGCCGAAGTGGTGGGCACTGCCGACCACCGGTGAGGTCAGCCTCGGCACGCTCGACTTCTTCAGCCGGCATGTCCTGGTACCGCCGTCAGTGACGATGAAGGTCACGGGGAACGGCGACAAGTTCGACCTGGACGCCCGTTACGCGACACCGGACACCACCATCAACGGCGGAAACCAGAGGTGGACGGAGGACGGGAAGCCCGTAAGCACCCTCGTGCGGTCGACGATTCCCCGACTGCCCGCCACCGGGAAGAAGCCCGTCGTCTACGCGGGCACCGGCTCGGCCGAGGAACTCGCCAAGGTCGATGCCAAGGGTGCGCTGGTGCTGCTGAAGCCGACCGACATCTGTGGGAAGACCTGCGACTTCACCGCACTGCGCACGCGAGTGGCGGCGGCTGCCGCCGCGGGCGCGGTCGGGGTGCTGGTGACCGGCGAAACCGATCGGGTCGCCCTGCTGAAGTACGAGTCGTCCCGGCAGTACAAGTGCGTAAACGGTCCCGACAGCTGCCCGCCGGTCGACCCGTACGCAGCGCTGCCGATCGTGACCGTACCCCCGGCCCAGGCCGCCACGCTGATCAAGCAGATCGAGGGCGGAGCGAAGTCCGGCGTCCAGATCGAACTCGGCGGCAACCGCGAAGTGTCCAAGGCCTACGCTCTGGCCTTCGACTCCCCCGGTCGGGTTCCCGGCAACCTGCCGTACCAGGTCCAGTCCCAGGATCTCGACCGCGTCGATCACCGCTTCCACTCCGACCAGCCCGGCGCGATTCCCCACTTCAGCTGGAACCGGATCACGAAGTCCGGCCCGGTGACAGAGGAAAGCCTGCTGCCCAAGCCGGACAGTCAGCGGCAGTTCACCACGTTGGTCGGGCCGCGGAACGCCGAAGCGATCGACCGCTTCGAGATGTCCGTCAGGACCTACATCGCGCCGTCCGTGGCACGTGGGGGGGGGCCTGGGCGAAACTCAGGACCTGGCGCTCGGCAAGAAGAACACGATCGACTGGAACACGGGTCCGTCGCTTCCCGGCGCGGTGCCCCAGGTCCGCACCAAGTCGGGCTTCACCGCCGACACCGGCCTGCCGTGCGCCGGCTGCCGGGAGGGCGACCGCTTCTGGCCCACCCTGTACCTGACCGGCAACGGTGGCGCTCGCCAGGCCATGATGGGCATGGTCAACGACGAGGGTATCCCCAATTTGGTCTACGGGATCGATTCCTGTGCGCCCCCCGCCTGCAAGGTAAGCCTCTTCGACGACGCCGGCCAGGAGCTCGAGCAGAAGCTCAACCCGGTCGAGTTCATCATCCAGCTCGGCGAGCCCGGCAACGCGTCGGACCTGATGTCGAGGAGCGGGCGGTGATGACCGAAATGAGAAAGGAGACTGCTCCGATGAACGCGGCCGAGCCATCGAGGCGGCGCCGGAAGGTGAACCTGGCGGCGTCGGCAGCCGTAGCGATGCTCGCGCTGGTGGGGTGCAAGGCCGACGTCATCTCGTACGACCTGCCTGCGGAATCAGCCCGCTACACGTTCCAGGCGGAGACCAACGGGGTCAAGACCGCGTGGGAGTACACGTCCGACCGGCCGGCCAAGCCCGACACGCCGACGTCGCAGCCGTGCGTCGCGGACGTCGTTCTCAGGGAAACCGGTCCGTGCCGTCCGGAGCCGCTCATCTTCCTGCGGTACGACCTGGGCCTGGACCTGGACAACACCGCCAAGGCCGGCGGGAGCCACCCGATCACCGTCACCGGCTACTACCAGGATCGGCTCAGCACACCGCCGACCGTGACCGAGTTGCGGGCGGAGGCCAGCTTCGACGGCGGCAAGACCTGGAAGCCGGCGAGCACCCAGGCCGACGGGAAGAACACCTTCACCGCCCGCATCGAGCAGCCGAAGCGTGACGACGCTCCGGAAGGAGTCGCACTGCGGATCACCGCGACCGACAGTGCGGGCAACACCGTCAAGCAGACCATTCCCAAGGCGTACCGACTGCGCTGAGGTGAACCGCTGAAGCGGTAAACCGACCTGAGGGGTCACGGCCGGGGCGAGACATGAGTTTCGCCCCGGCCGTCTCTCACGTTTTCGGCACAGCCCTCGCCGAATGCGGCAGGGACGCGCCAGGTCGAAGTACCGACAGACAGGCAGAGGAACATCATGTTGTCAGATGTGCTGGGACTCACCCCCGAAGAGGCGGACACCTACCGCACCCTGGTCTCGGTAGCCTCCGCCACTCCCGCTGAACTCACCGAACTCGTCGGCTGCGACGCCCGCCGGGTGGTGCGCATCCTCGGCATGCTCGAAGGCCGGGGGCTCGCCGCGCGCAGCGCCGGCGACACCACTCGGTTCGTCGCCTCCCCACCGGCGGCGGCACTGCGGGCGCTCCTGCTCCAGCGACAGAACGAGATCAAACTGGCGGAACTCGAGCTCGACTCCCTCGACGAAATCTACCGCGCGGCCTCCCTCGGACGCGGTGTCGCGGAGGTCGCCGACGTGATCCACGGCACCGATGCCATCCGCGAGCGCCTCGGACACATACAACTCGGCGCACGGAAAGAAGTCATGAACTTCGTCAGGGCGCCGGTCTTCTCGGCCGACAACATGACCGAGGACACGGCCATCGCGCGCGGCGTCCGTTACCGCATGCTACTCGAACGCGCGATACTCGACGAGGGAGCCCCGTCGTTCGACGAGATCGCCCAGGCGCAAGCCGCAGGAGAGGAGGTCCGGATCGCCGACACGGTGCCGCTGAAACTCTTCATCGTGGACCGCGAGTTGGCCATGGTTCCACTCCTCGGTTCGACGAGTGCCGCACAGGCGGT includes these proteins:
- a CDS encoding S8 family serine peptidase; the protein is MRTALGVLTAACVAGTLVTLPAAAAATPAESVAEAAQPRQDGPVVATHKLTLVTGEVVTLERHANGFQAATVAPTPDGTPAAFSTLRLRDELYVIPDKAQPYLAANELDRELFNVTKLVEYGYDDAHRPAVPLIATYAGAPGKAGKALGQAAPAGSVKKDELPSANAVALHASKKKAATFWEAVDDDSTATTSAPKLAGGIKKLWLDRPVNVTLDRSVPQIGAPTAWKAGYDGTGTKVAVLDTGIDPNHPDVVGQVKKTQNFTDDPDAVDHHGHGTHVASTIAGSGAASGGKYKGVAPGADLYIGKVLNSAGVGPESGVIAAMEWAVDQGADVVSMSLGSSVASDGTDPLSQAVNQLTASSGALFVIAAGNEGSGKSTVGSPGAADAALTVGAVSKSELLAGFSSRGPRKRDFAVKPEITAPGVGIVAARAAGTTMGAPVDGNYTSANGTSMATPHVAGAAAILAQRHPDWTADRLKQVLVSTAKQGAYTAYQQGGGRVDVPKAIDATVYSSPAVVSMGKSTAESAPGTKTVSYVNTSATDTTLSLRLAASGETGPAPDGTFTLSATSVTVPANSTASVTVTYHPELCALGDYTGVVTATAADGTAIHTTVGATKGVPTVDLTVNAIDRNGNPAQNADVTVFDLDQDEVIQPYLQDGTTTVAVPLGRYSVMGVVYTRDKAGVEILNGTLAGDPMVELKADKTITLDARLGKEVKVATPKESEPNGYKLGYRQQLPGNYGIDFMKFMFSPIWDHAYVVPTEPVKLGTFEFHFQQRRYAPAIRASIAGQGGALPLELVFNAARLDGPSTLRAVDAGKGRPEDLAGKDLAGKLAVVTNDATRTTADQITAVAEAGAKAVIIVGDQPGTFNASVPFAARTAIPAWTLNRDEGTVLFDRMAGGPTQVNLRGIASSPYVYNIAQMVPGGIPADPTDAVTEENSAVVKAHYRGTKGARLGETTSVVRPRERLIIQVVEFVDGPLDREEWFSTGSKWPTLKDMRWSHAVFPDPPQHPPPHG
- a CDS encoding S8 family peptidase, with amino-acid sequence MRRFGRRLATAAAAMTVLGTVMSSTAANASNPTPSSLTSLNLPASVSDSLLKAAARNQADLSLTLVTGDKVQISITEDRKPVVREIVPATRPGNESVLFHTVTRNDQVYVVPDDALSLLTADVLDWELFNLAKLADWAAEGRTGEVPVITAYSGKTGARTAATAAGTTAKTVLPSINARSMSIKGNGQWWREVRKKNTGKSAVTSLATGPLAGVGKVWLDELTHLELDQSVPQIGAPAAWERGFDGSNVKVTVLDSGVDATHPDLAGRIAEAVDFTNSPSGTVDQHGHGTHVASTIAGTGQASNGLRRGVAPGAKLSIGRVCGPDGSCTGSAVIAGMEWAAKSGADVVNMSLGGAPSDGKDILSQTVNTLSRTYGTLFVISAGNAGPDAETVGAPGAADEALTVAAVDKSDQMARFSSRGPRVGDGALKPDISAPGVAIVAARAKGTGMGKPVDELYTAASGTSMASPHVAGAAAIVAQQHPDFTGRQIKSLLMATSKDLGHDLFAQGAGRVDVARAVDPKIISDGNLNFGRAEYPHSPVSKKVTYTNWTDEPITLTLSASASHAGKPAPEGLFTLSADQVTVPAKGSADVTVTMDGRVVDSSGQYGAYTGVLTAKDSAGAVLGSSRISTYVEPIRHDLNIKVIPPAGATDVSYGSVLIVPVDEDKLGLYEKPLTVPGGETVKARVFSGTVTASLGVTWRDAAGDLNMVAPMVPEVEVTGATTVELDLRKAKPIRVNTPEPTETYAAKFKTQRTSVDGDWAITASLSTEYGPGEPKWWALPTTGEVSLGTLDFFSRHVLVPPSVTMKVTGNGDKFDLDARYATPDTTINGGNQRWTEDGKPVSTLVRSTIPRLPATGKKPVVYAGTGSAEELAKVDAKGALVLLKPTDICGKTCDFTALRTRVAAAAAAGAVGVLVTGETDRVALLKYESSRQYKCVNGPDSCPPVDPYAALPIVTVPPAQAATLIKQIEGGAKSGVQIELGGNREVSKAYALAFDSPGRVPGNLPYQVQSQDLDRVDHRFHSDQPGAIPHFSWNRITKSGPVTEESLLPKPDSQRQFTTLVGPRNAEAIDRFEMSVRTYIAPSVARGGGPGRNSGPGARQEEHDRLEHGSVASRRGAPGPHQVGLHRRHRPAVRRLPGGRPLLAHPVPDRQRWRSPGHDGHGQRRGYPQFGLRDRFLCAPRLQGKPLRRRRPGARAEAQPGRVHHPARRARQRVGPDVEERAVMTEMRKETAPMNAAEPSRRRRKVNLAASAAVAMLALVGCKADVISYDLPAESARYTFQAETNGVKTAWEYTSDRPAKPDTPTSQPCVADVVLRETGPCRPEPLIFLRYDLGLDLDNTAKAGGSHPITVTGYYQDRLSTPPTVTELRAEASFDGGKTWKPASTQADGKNTFTARIEQPKRDDAPEGVALRITATDSAGNTVKQTIPKAYRLR
- a CDS encoding helix-turn-helix domain-containing protein — protein: MLSDVLGLTPEEADTYRTLVSVASATPAELTELVGCDARRVVRILGMLEGRGLAARSAGDTTRFVASPPAAALRALLLQRQNEIKLAELELDSLDEIYRAASLGRGVAEVADVIHGTDAIRERLGHIQLGARKEVMNFVRAPVFSADNMTEDTAIARGVRYRMLLERAILDEGAPSFDEIAQAQAAGEEVRIADTVPLKLFIVDRELAMVPLLGSTSAAQAVALLVHESSLLDALIALFESEWEKATQFVTSAGTLQNAPAIDDLDAQILSLSLTGLTDQAIATQLRTSLRTVQRRIRHLMDVAKVHNRMQLGFQAARLGWLEAEQDGNTRVRTQGGRA